Proteins from a genomic interval of Papaver somniferum cultivar HN1 chromosome 4, ASM357369v1, whole genome shotgun sequence:
- the LOC113274627 gene encoding uncharacterized protein LOC113274627 isoform X1: MRKWDEKSISFLISLSILKTITVIFILIMEICLREQAPAVLFLPLASPVFVVNPKGANGRTDYQYSLFGTKEALGFNLHGCGSGVGPFLVLYPAGITSEVGVIHICLHYIKGKHEGEKRQLLGARPCAGCSSFYILKQRRK; this comes from the exons ATGAGAAAATGGGATGAAAAATCCATCTCCTTCCTCATCAGTCTCTCCATTCTGAAGACTATAACAGtgatatttattttgattatggAAATATGTCTCAGAGAACAAGCACCAGCAGTACTGTTTCTGCCACTCGCCTCGCCCGTGTTCGTTGTCAATCCTAAAG GTGCTAATGGAAGAACTG ATTACCAATACTCTTTATTTGGTACAAAAGAAGCACTTGGGTTTAACCTTCATGGTTGTGGCTCAG GTGTAGGACCTTTTCTGGTATTGTATCCAGCTGGAATTACCTCCGAAGTTGGTGTAATACATATCTGTCTGCACTACATAAAG GGAAAACACGAAGGAGAAAAAAGACAACTGCTGGGAGCTAGGCCATGCGCTGGTTGTTCTAGCTTCTACATCCTTAAGCAGAGGAGAAAGTGA
- the LOC113274627 gene encoding uncharacterized protein LOC113274627 isoform X2: MRKWDEKSISFLISLSILKTITVIFILIMEICLREQAPAVLFLPLASPVFVVNPKGANGRTDYQYSLFGTKEALGFNLHGCGSGVGPFLVLYPAGITSEVGVIHICLHYIKYKLINYAGTL, encoded by the exons ATGAGAAAATGGGATGAAAAATCCATCTCCTTCCTCATCAGTCTCTCCATTCTGAAGACTATAACAGtgatatttattttgattatggAAATATGTCTCAGAGAACAAGCACCAGCAGTACTGTTTCTGCCACTCGCCTCGCCCGTGTTCGTTGTCAATCCTAAAG GTGCTAATGGAAGAACTG ATTACCAATACTCTTTATTTGGTACAAAAGAAGCACTTGGGTTTAACCTTCATGGTTGTGGCTCAG GTGTAGGACCTTTTCTGGTATTGTATCCAGCTGGAATTACCTCCGAAGTTGGTGTAATACATATCTGTCTGCACTACATAAAG TACAAGTTGATAAATTATGCTGGAACTTTGTGA
- the LOC113274627 gene encoding uncharacterized protein LOC113274627 isoform X3, producing the protein MRKWDEKSISFLISLSILKTITVIFILIMEICLREQAPAVLFLPLASPVFVVNPKGANGRTDYQYSLFGTKEALGFNLHGCGSGVGPFLVLYPAGITSEVGVIHICLHYIKASP; encoded by the exons ATGAGAAAATGGGATGAAAAATCCATCTCCTTCCTCATCAGTCTCTCCATTCTGAAGACTATAACAGtgatatttattttgattatggAAATATGTCTCAGAGAACAAGCACCAGCAGTACTGTTTCTGCCACTCGCCTCGCCCGTGTTCGTTGTCAATCCTAAAG GTGCTAATGGAAGAACTG ATTACCAATACTCTTTATTTGGTACAAAAGAAGCACTTGGGTTTAACCTTCATGGTTGTGGCTCAG GTGTAGGACCTTTTCTGGTATTGTATCCAGCTGGAATTACCTCCGAAGTTGGTGTAATACATATCTGTCTGCACTACATAAAG GCTTCCCCTTGA
- the LOC113271847 gene encoding F-box/kelch-repeat protein At3g06240-like: protein MDYNSLSSKLSSAAGYLVDEAAEMDFPKLASDSLTLLGSCDGLVCLSDYDKSSSYGADDICIWNPSTKEYKNIPTPPNSEHSNMDQGLYGFGYDDKIADFKLVRVAEIPKPVGSSDGCEDGSVMQILTSISDTSSEVKASWVSSHSVVQIYTLGSNSWRTCQCQDMPYYFPDGIKPGVLVNGALHWYAVDKREYYEAIISFDMTNEIFKEVARITGSMLHPVVCDYSIDYNNVSVLGGCLCILHKTYGVKVDVWVMQEYGVKESWTKKFTITQKSITETGRLKIVCEFQNNEIIFDTDTCLVYYDPNNNIDKRLRIHGASMYQGVEQYVTSIVTLGSGTYVEKPKTRKRKSSEI, encoded by the coding sequence ATGGATTACAATTCGTTATCTTCAAAGTTATCATCTGCAGCAGGTTATCTTGTTGATGAGGCTGCAGAGATGGATTTCCCGAAGCTAGCTTCAGATTCTCTAACTCTTTTGGGTTCCTGTGATGGTCTGGTTTGCTTATCAGACTATGACAAATCCAGCAGTTATGGTGCGGATGACATTTGCATTTGGAATCCATCAACCAAGGAATACAAGAACATACCTACCCCGCCAAATTCTGAACACAGTAATATGGATCAGGGCTTGTACGGGTTCGGTTATGATGACAAGATTGCTGATTTCAAATTGGTAAGGGTTGCTGAAATTCCTAAACCTGTTGGTAGttctgatggttgtgaggatggGTCTGTAATGCAGATATTAACCTCAATTTCAGATACTAGTTCTGAAGTTAAGGCTTCTTGGGTCAGTTCACATTCAGTAGTTCAGATCTACACATTAGGGTCAAATTCGTGGAGAACTTGTCAGTGTCAAGACATGCCTTACTACTTTCCTGATGGAATAAAGCCTGGGGTGCTTGTTAATGGAGCTCTCCATTGGTATGCTGTTGATAAGCGTGAGTACTACGAAGCTATAATATCTTTTGATATGACTAACGAGATATTCAAGGAGGTTGCAAGAATTACAGGATCCATGCTACATCCTGTAGTTTGTGATTATAGTATTGACTACAATAATGTGAGTGTGTTAGGAGGGTGCCTTTGCATACTTCATAAAACTTATGGCGTTAAAGTCGACGTGTGGGTGATGCAGGAATATGGAGTAAAGGAATCATGGACGAAAAAGTTCACAATTACGCAGAAGTCTATTACTGAAACCGGTCGTTTGAAAATAGTATGTGAGTTTCAGAACAATGAAATTATTTTCGATACTGATACTTGTTTAGTTTATTATGATCCAAATAACAATATTGATAAGAGATTGAGGATCCATGGTGCCAGCATGTATCAAGGAGTGGAGCAATATGTGACCAGCATAGTCACACTAGGTTCTGGTACTTATGTGGAGAAGCCAAAGacaagaaaaaggaaatcaagtgAAATATGA